A portion of the Celeribacter baekdonensis genome contains these proteins:
- a CDS encoding GNAT family N-acetyltransferase — MATRPDFMRELKRGEEDEVSALLTAAFGQKDEAELVDDLRKSRAIAGEMVLPSSEGIVGYAALSNMISPKGWLCLAPVAIRPDLQRHGHGRRLVGMISQWAVMSGNSLVVLGDPAFYSRCDFALIPDGFASPYPTRHTLIAGPAKTKTPVLIYPKAFGT, encoded by the coding sequence ATGGCGACACGCCCGGATTTCATGCGCGAACTGAAACGCGGCGAAGAAGACGAAGTCTCCGCCCTTTTGACCGCAGCTTTTGGTCAAAAAGACGAGGCCGAACTGGTCGATGATCTGCGCAAAAGCCGCGCGATCGCGGGCGAAATGGTCCTGCCCTCCTCCGAGGGGATTGTCGGGTATGCTGCGCTCTCAAACATGATCTCGCCCAAAGGCTGGCTCTGCCTCGCCCCGGTGGCGATCCGCCCCGACCTACAACGTCACGGCCATGGTCGGCGCCTTGTTGGCATGATTTCTCAATGGGCGGTGATGAGCGGCAACAGTTTGGTCGTCTTGGGCGATCCGGCGTTTTACTCCCGCTGCGACTTTGCTCTGATCCCGGATGGCTTCGCCTCCCCCTATCCAACGCGTCACACCCTGATCGCAGGCCCGGCAAAGACGAAAACTCCGGTGCTGATCTACCCCAAAGCCTTTGGAACCTAA
- a CDS encoding TIGR01459 family HAD-type hydrolase: protein MTRLIQTLSEISTNYDALFVDLWGCVHNGETAYPEACAALQAYRQTGGKVVLVTNSPRPWRSVAIQIKEFGVPDDAYDAIATSGDSARLAMYLGVVGQKVHHIGDMFKDDFMQPMDIVMEEALEITEVPLKEAEGIVCSGPEDPLADPEEYRGTFLYAKQKGMKLLCANPDIVVDRGEIREWCAGALAALYTEMGGESLYFGKPHPPIYDLARRRLSRLVEVEDARILCIGDGIGTDVMGGIGEGLDVLFITGGLAAKEFGPDPVNPDPARLKMWLSEQNLAPTAAISFLR from the coding sequence ATGACCCGCTTGATCCAAACGCTCTCCGAGATCTCTACCAATTACGACGCGCTGTTCGTTGATCTGTGGGGCTGCGTCCACAATGGCGAGACCGCCTACCCCGAGGCCTGCGCGGCGCTGCAAGCGTACCGTCAAACCGGTGGCAAAGTGGTTCTGGTTACCAATTCGCCGCGGCCTTGGCGCTCGGTTGCGATCCAAATCAAAGAGTTCGGCGTGCCGGATGACGCCTATGATGCCATCGCCACCTCCGGCGATTCAGCGCGTTTGGCGATGTATCTGGGCGTTGTCGGACAAAAGGTGCATCACATCGGCGACATGTTCAAAGATGATTTTATGCAGCCGATGGACATCGTCATGGAAGAGGCGCTTGAGATCACCGAAGTGCCGCTGAAAGAGGCGGAGGGCATCGTCTGCTCCGGCCCTGAGGACCCTCTGGCCGATCCCGAAGAGTATCGCGGCACCTTCCTCTATGCCAAACAAAAGGGCATGAAACTGCTCTGTGCCAATCCTGATATTGTTGTGGATCGTGGCGAGATTCGGGAATGGTGCGCCGGGGCTTTGGCCGCACTTTATACCGAAATGGGCGGTGAGAGCCTCTATTTCGGCAAACCGCACCCGCCGATCTATGATCTGGCCCGGCGGCGCCTCTCCCGTCTCGTCGAGGTTGAGGACGCGCGCATCCTGTGCATTGGCGATGGCATCGGGACCGACGTCATGGGTGGCATTGGCGAGGGCTTGGACGTGCTGTTCATCACCGGCGGTTTGGCGGCCAAAGAATTCGGCCCCGATCCGGTCAACCCAGACCCTGCCCGGTTGAAAATGTGGCTCTCCGAGCAAAATCTGGCTCCGACGGCTGCGATTTCTTTCCTGCGCTAA
- a CDS encoding bifunctional riboflavin kinase/FAD synthetase: MQSHTHWTDIPDEAKGCSAAIGNFDGVHLGHRRVIDLARQHGPLGLVTFEPHPREYFAPGAPPFRLMNAEAKANRLAKLGVEQMFQLPFDADMAAMTPEEFARKVIKDGLGLTHVVVGADFCFGSKRAGKVEDLKRFGDEMGFGVTVAELLETDGGVSSSSAIRVALAEGRPKDAANMLGHWHRIEGMVGHGDKRGRDLGFPTANMSIAGLHAPKFGVYAVLVDVLTGPNKGNYKGAASLGVKPTFGANLPCLETFVFDFSGNLYDEHLSVAFVDYLRPELVFTDLEALIVQMNADCERARQILGALE, from the coding sequence ATGCAGAGTCACACGCACTGGACCGACATTCCTGACGAGGCCAAAGGCTGTTCTGCCGCCATTGGCAATTTTGATGGCGTACACCTTGGTCACCGCCGTGTCATTGACCTCGCGCGCCAACATGGCCCGCTGGGTCTTGTCACATTTGAACCTCATCCGCGTGAATATTTCGCCCCCGGTGCTCCGCCCTTTCGTCTGATGAATGCCGAGGCCAAGGCCAATCGGCTGGCGAAACTCGGGGTCGAACAGATGTTTCAACTGCCGTTTGACGCCGATATGGCGGCGATGACCCCCGAAGAATTTGCCCGAAAGGTGATCAAAGACGGGCTTGGGCTGACGCATGTCGTGGTTGGGGCCGATTTTTGTTTTGGCTCCAAACGCGCTGGCAAAGTCGAGGATCTCAAACGCTTTGGCGATGAGATGGGCTTTGGCGTCACTGTGGCCGAGCTTTTGGAAACCGATGGCGGCGTGTCCTCCTCCTCTGCGATCCGCGTGGCATTGGCCGAAGGTCGCCCGAAAGATGCCGCCAATATGTTGGGCCACTGGCACCGGATTGAGGGCATGGTCGGGCATGGAGACAAACGTGGTCGCGATCTTGGCTTTCCCACCGCCAACATGTCCATCGCCGGGCTGCACGCGCCGAAATTTGGCGTCTACGCGGTGCTGGTCGATGTCCTCACAGGACCGAACAAAGGCAATTACAAAGGTGCGGCCTCTTTGGGTGTCAAACCGACCTTTGGCGCAAACCTGCCGTGCCTTGAAACCTTTGTGTTTGATTTCTCAGGAAATCTTTACGACGAACATCTCTCCGTGGCCTTTGTCGATTACCTGCGGCCCGAATTGGTGTTCACCGATTTGGAGGCGCTGATCGTACAAATGAATGCCGATTGCGAGCGGGCGCGCCAGATCCTTGGCGCTCTGGAATGA
- a CDS encoding YcgN family cysteine cluster protein gives MSKRPRFWETVPLKKMTPEEWEALCDGCGKCCLNKIEDADTGEVFLTRVACRLLDDQSCQCGQYQIRKNLVPECIQLSPDTIETHAYWMPVTCAYRLLWQGRKLPDWHPLLTGDPESVHAAGVSVRGRTVPEFEVDEDEWEDYIIEEPS, from the coding sequence ATGAGCAAGCGCCCCCGGTTTTGGGAAACCGTCCCGCTCAAAAAGATGACGCCCGAAGAATGGGAAGCGCTGTGTGACGGCTGTGGCAAATGTTGCCTCAACAAAATCGAGGATGCGGACACCGGCGAGGTGTTTTTGACCCGCGTGGCCTGTCGACTTTTGGACGATCAATCCTGCCAATGCGGCCAATATCAGATCCGCAAAAACCTTGTGCCAGAGTGCATTCAGCTCAGCCCAGACACCATCGAAACCCACGCCTATTGGATGCCTGTCACCTGCGCCTATCGCCTGTTGTGGCAAGGTCGTAAATTACCCGATTGGCACCCGCTGTTGACCGGAGATCCCGAAAGCGTCCATGCTGCAGGCGTCTCCGTGCGCGGGCGCACCGTGCCGGAATTCGAGGTCGATGAGGACGAATGGGAAGACTATATCATTGAGGAGCCGAGCTGA
- a CDS encoding threonine aldolase family protein, with the protein MFFGSDNTSGVHPKLMEALTKANDGYAAPYGTDRWTAELTERLRDLFQAPDALIYPMTSGSGTNAAILAAMTPPWGIIYCHKTAHIEVDERNSVPFYSGGAKLKPLPGMSSRLTPDELHTEIVADTAKDDIHASPPAAVSLTNLTEFGELYSPADIAAIADAASLPLHLDGARFANAMAASTATPWEMTRELSALSLGATKTGAMAAEAAILFDPSLKNAFESNRMRGGHNLSKARYVSAQMLAWLQDDLWLELATQANAMGARLAAGITEIGGDLAYAAAGNMVFARLTRAQHAKAKARGAVYHLWGAQPAMVDPDQPMLARFVASWSTTEADVDALLAAFTD; encoded by the coding sequence ATGTTTTTTGGGTCCGACAACACCTCCGGCGTGCATCCGAAACTGATGGAAGCGCTGACCAAAGCCAATGATGGCTACGCCGCCCCTTACGGCACGGATCGCTGGACGGCGGAACTGACCGAACGGCTGCGCGACCTGTTTCAGGCCCCGGACGCCTTGATCTATCCGATGACCTCAGGCAGCGGCACCAATGCGGCGATCCTGGCGGCGATGACCCCACCATGGGGCATCATCTATTGCCACAAAACCGCGCATATCGAGGTAGACGAACGCAACTCCGTGCCGTTTTATTCCGGCGGCGCAAAACTTAAACCCTTGCCCGGCATGAGCAGCCGTCTGACCCCTGATGAACTGCACACAGAAATAGTTGCAGATACCGCCAAAGACGACATTCACGCCAGCCCGCCTGCGGCCGTGTCGCTGACCAACCTGACCGAATTTGGCGAACTCTATAGCCCCGCAGACATCGCCGCGATCGCAGATGCGGCGTCGCTACCACTGCACTTAGATGGCGCGCGGTTTGCCAATGCGATGGCGGCCTCGACCGCCACGCCCTGGGAAATGACCCGCGAACTTTCGGCGCTCTCGTTGGGGGCAACCAAGACCGGCGCAATGGCGGCAGAGGCCGCGATTCTATTTGATCCCTCTCTGAAAAACGCCTTTGAAAGCAATCGGATGCGCGGTGGACACAACCTGTCAAAGGCGCGCTACGTGTCGGCACAAATGCTGGCGTGGCTTCAGGATGATCTATGGCTTGAACTGGCAACACAGGCCAATGCCATGGGCGCTCGATTGGCCGCCGGGATCACCGAGATTGGCGGAGATTTGGCCTATGCGGCGGCGGGCAATATGGTGTTTGCCCGCCTGACCCGCGCCCAACACGCCAAGGCAAAGGCACGCGGCGCGGTCTATCATCTTTGGGGCGCACAACCTGCGATGGTCGACCCGGATCAGCCGATGCTCGCGCGGTTTGTCGCAAGCTGGTCCACGACCGAGGCCGATGTCGACGCGCTTTTGGCGGCGTTTACCGACTGA
- a CDS encoding 2-hydroxychromene-2-carboxylate isomerase, whose translation MAHIDYYFSLLSSFTYLAGDRFADIAARHGATVHYKPYDILAMFDRTGAPRPAQRTEGRKLYRMQELKRFAAKLDKPMKFEPAFWPTNVAPASYAVIAAQEAGGGDLDGLVQCLLKAVWEEDKNIAEDAVITEALKAAGFDPMLSMTGLLKGAEVYARNLEDALLAGVFGSPFYIVTDTDERFWGQDRLDDLEAYLGTL comes from the coding sequence ATGGCCCATATTGATTATTATTTTTCGCTGTTGTCGTCCTTCACCTATCTCGCGGGCGACCGTTTTGCCGACATCGCTGCCCGTCATGGCGCGACCGTGCACTATAAACCCTATGATATTCTCGCCATGTTTGACCGCACAGGCGCGCCGCGTCCGGCGCAGCGCACCGAAGGGCGTAAACTGTACCGGATGCAGGAACTCAAACGCTTTGCCGCCAAGTTGGACAAACCTATGAAATTTGAACCAGCGTTTTGGCCGACCAACGTTGCGCCCGCCTCCTATGCGGTGATCGCGGCGCAAGAGGCAGGGGGCGGCGATCTGGACGGATTGGTGCAGTGCCTGTTGAAAGCGGTCTGGGAAGAGGACAAAAACATTGCCGAGGATGCGGTGATCACCGAGGCGCTCAAGGCCGCTGGTTTTGATCCGATGCTGTCGATGACCGGGTTATTGAAGGGGGCCGAGGTCTATGCGCGCAACCTTGAGGATGCGCTTTTGGCCGGGGTGTTTGGCTCGCCATTTTACATCGTCACCGACACGGATGAGCGGTTTTGGGGGCAGGATCGGTTGGACGATCTGGAGGCCTATCTCGGGACGCTTTAA
- a CDS encoding ribose-phosphate pyrophosphokinase yields the protein MPSTHEPKIISGNANRTLGNAIARRLSMHRGMSIDLCDARVERFNDGEIFVEVYENVRGEDMFIVQPTSNPANDNLMELLIITDALRRSSAGRITAVIPYFGYARQDRRTKARTPITAKLVANMLVEAGIERVLTMDLHATQIQGFFDIPVDNLYASPVFALDIKHNFKEGLEDIMIVSPDVGGVARARELAKRIEAPLSIVDKRREKAGEVAEMTVIGNVAGKKCIIVDDLVDTAGTLCKAAELLMEHGAAEVHAYISHGVLSGPAVERVTNSKLSSLVITDSIEAGDVVKACKNIRIVPTAPLFAQAIINTWNGTSVSSLFEDKTLVPLYEGVYHP from the coding sequence ATGCCCTCCACTCACGAACCGAAAATCATTTCAGGAAATGCCAACCGCACGCTTGGAAACGCCATCGCTCGGCGTTTGTCGATGCACCGGGGCATGTCCATCGACCTGTGCGATGCGCGTGTGGAGCGGTTCAATGACGGCGAGATTTTTGTCGAAGTGTACGAGAATGTGCGCGGCGAGGACATGTTCATTGTTCAGCCCACCTCGAACCCAGCCAATGACAACCTGATGGAATTGCTGATCATCACCGATGCTTTGCGTCGCTCCAGCGCGGGCCGTATCACCGCCGTGATCCCGTACTTCGGCTACGCCCGTCAGGATCGCCGCACCAAAGCCCGGACACCGATCACCGCCAAACTCGTCGCCAATATGTTGGTCGAAGCCGGGATTGAACGGGTGTTGACGATGGACCTGCACGCGACCCAGATTCAGGGCTTTTTCGACATTCCGGTGGACAACCTTTACGCCTCTCCGGTGTTCGCCCTCGATATCAAACACAATTTCAAAGAGGGTTTGGAGGACATCATGATCGTGTCCCCCGACGTTGGCGGCGTGGCCCGCGCCCGCGAATTGGCAAAACGCATCGAAGCACCGCTGTCCATCGTCGACAAACGCCGCGAAAAGGCCGGTGAAGTGGCCGAAATGACCGTCATCGGCAATGTCGCGGGCAAAAAATGTATTATCGTCGATGACCTTGTCGATACCGCAGGCACATTGTGTAAAGCGGCGGAACTGTTGATGGAACATGGTGCGGCTGAGGTCCATGCCTATATTTCCCACGGCGTTCTCTCCGGCCCTGCCGTGGAGCGCGTGACCAATTCCAAACTCTCCTCGCTGGTGATCACTGACTCGATTGAGGCCGGGGACGTGGTGAAAGCCTGTAAAAACATCCGCATCGTGCCGACCGCGCCGCTGTTTGCACAAGCGATCATCAACACATGGAATGGCACCTCTGTGTCGAGCCTGTTCGAAGACAAGACACTGGTGCCACTTTATGAGGGCGTCTATCACCCGTAA
- a CDS encoding H-type lectin domain-containing protein, with amino-acid sequence MLRIDSHQIGIEQDSILLFSDFQDGGAMWTGKGPRELRRVVEFDEVFSQPPMVQVSLSMLDIDQTTNHRVDITAEMVSEDGFVIVFRTWGDTKIARVRADWMAIGPVRYEDDWTLD; translated from the coding sequence ATGTTACGAATTGACAGTCATCAAATTGGAATAGAACAGGATTCGATCCTTCTGTTTTCCGACTTTCAGGACGGCGGTGCGATGTGGACGGGCAAAGGCCCGCGCGAGCTGCGCCGTGTTGTTGAATTTGACGAGGTGTTCAGTCAGCCTCCAATGGTTCAGGTCAGCCTGTCGATGCTCGACATTGACCAAACCACCAATCACCGCGTCGATATCACCGCAGAAATGGTGTCCGAGGATGGGTTTGTGATCGTGTTTCGCACCTGGGGCGATACGAAAATTGCCCGTGTCCGCGCCGATTGGATGGCCATCGGTCCGGTGCGTTACGAGGATGACTGGACTCTCGATTGA
- a CDS encoding F0F1 ATP synthase subunit epsilon, whose product MAANVQFDLVSPERKLTSVLVEQVQIPGADGDLTAMAGHEPTILSLRPGLLTATGAGVEEQYVVTGGFAELSADTISVLAELALPRGEMSQEVVTDLLKQATKAHEDAHPDEHHMTQKFLSDLIHIAEDLGFHTNL is encoded by the coding sequence ATGGCTGCTAATGTCCAATTCGATCTCGTCTCTCCTGAGCGGAAATTGACCTCCGTCCTCGTGGAGCAGGTGCAGATTCCGGGGGCCGATGGTGACCTCACTGCGATGGCTGGCCATGAGCCGACCATCCTGTCGCTCCGTCCCGGTCTTTTGACCGCGACAGGCGCAGGTGTTGAGGAGCAATATGTCGTGACGGGGGGCTTTGCTGAGCTCTCCGCCGACACGATTTCTGTGTTGGCCGAACTGGCCCTGCCGCGGGGCGAAATGTCCCAAGAGGTCGTCACCGATCTTCTCAAGCAGGCCACCAAAGCCCACGAAGATGCGCACCCTGACGAACATCACATGACCCAAAAATTCCTTTCTGATCTGATTCACATCGCTGAGGATCTTGGGTTTCACACCAATCTCTGA
- the atpD gene encoding F0F1 ATP synthase subunit beta: MAQAKGKITQVIGAVVDVQFDGDLPAILNALETDNNGNRLVLEVAQHLGENSVRTIAMDATEGLVRGQAVSDTGGPITIPVGNATLGRILNVVGEPVDEKGPVNATEFRPIHADAPEFDEQSTSSEILVTGIKVIDLLAPYSKGGKIGLFGGAGVGKTVLIMELINNIAKVHSGYSVFAGVGERTREGNDLYHEMIESNVIKPDNLEESQVALVYGQMNEPPGARARVALTGLTLAEQFRDQSGTDVLFFVDNIFRFTQAGSEVSALLGRIPSAVGYQPTLATDMGQMQERITSTKNGSITSIQAVYVPADDLTDPAPATTFAHLDATTVLNRAISELGIYPAVDPLDSSSRILDPQIVGEEHYNVARDVQGILQRYKSLQDIIAILGMDELSEEDKLTVARARKIQRFLSQPFDVAKVFTGSDGVQVPIEDTISSFKAVVAGEYDHLPEAAFYMVGGIGEVLAKAEKLAAEAA; encoded by the coding sequence ATGGCACAAGCAAAAGGCAAGATCACGCAGGTGATTGGCGCCGTTGTGGACGTTCAGTTCGATGGCGACCTTCCCGCTATTCTGAACGCTCTTGAAACCGACAACAACGGCAACCGCCTGGTTCTCGAAGTTGCTCAGCACCTTGGTGAAAACTCTGTGCGCACCATCGCGATGGACGCCACCGAAGGTCTCGTGCGCGGTCAGGCCGTGTCCGACACCGGCGGTCCGATCACCATCCCCGTGGGCAACGCAACCCTCGGTCGTATTCTCAACGTCGTGGGCGAGCCCGTCGATGAAAAAGGCCCGGTGAACGCCACCGAATTCCGCCCGATTCACGCCGACGCCCCCGAGTTTGACGAACAGTCGACCTCCTCTGAAATCCTCGTCACCGGCATCAAAGTGATCGACCTTTTGGCCCCTTACTCCAAAGGTGGTAAAATTGGTCTCTTCGGTGGTGCAGGCGTGGGCAAAACCGTTCTCATCATGGAACTCATCAACAACATCGCAAAAGTGCACTCGGGCTACTCCGTGTTCGCGGGTGTTGGCGAGCGGACCCGTGAAGGCAACGACCTTTACCACGAGATGATCGAATCCAACGTGATTAAGCCTGACAACCTCGAAGAGTCGCAAGTGGCTCTGGTTTACGGCCAGATGAACGAGCCTCCGGGAGCCCGTGCACGTGTTGCTCTGACCGGCCTGACCTTGGCCGAGCAGTTCCGCGACCAGTCCGGCACCGACGTTTTGTTCTTCGTGGACAACATTTTCCGCTTCACTCAGGCTGGGTCCGAGGTGTCCGCACTTCTTGGTCGTATCCCGTCCGCTGTGGGCTATCAGCCGACTTTGGCCACCGACATGGGTCAAATGCAGGAACGCATCACCTCGACGAAAAACGGCTCGATCACCTCGATCCAAGCTGTTTACGTTCCGGCCGATGACCTTACCGACCCTGCACCGGCAACAACCTTTGCTCACTTGGATGCGACCACGGTTCTGAACCGTGCGATTTCCGAGCTCGGCATCTACCCGGCCGTTGACCCGCTCGACTCCAGCTCGCGTATCCTTGATCCGCAAATCGTTGGCGAAGAGCACTACAACGTCGCACGTGACGTCCAAGGTATCCTTCAGCGCTACAAATCGCTTCAGGACATCATCGCCATTCTCGGCATGGACGAATTGTCGGAAGAAGATAAGCTGACCGTGGCACGTGCCCGTAAAATCCAGCGTTTCCTCTCCCAGCCGTTCGACGTGGCGAAAGTGTTCACCGGTTCTGATGGCGTTCAGGTTCCGATCGAAGACACAATTTCTTCGTTCAAAGCTGTTGTTGCTGGCGAATATGATCACCTGCCGGAAGCTGCCTTCTACATGGTGGGCGGTATCGGTGAAGTGCTCGCAAAAGCCGAAAAACTGGCCGCTGAAGCTGCTTAA
- a CDS encoding F0F1 ATP synthase subunit gamma: MPNLKDLKNRIASVKSTRKITKAMQMVSAAKLRRAQDAAEASRPYAERFNAVLGALSASVGGSDTAPRLLAGTGKDDVQLLVVMTSEKGLCGGFNTNIVRLARLRIAELKAQGKTVKIITVGKKGREQLKRDYSDLFVDHVDLSEVKKLGYIHAQNIAKGLLARFDSLEYDVATIFYSKFQNVVTQIPTAQQIIPAAYEASEEDGGALYDYEPSEEAILADLLPRGVATQIFAALLENAASEQGARMSAMDNATRNAGDMIDQLTIQYNRSRQAVITNELIEIISGAEAL; this comes from the coding sequence ATGCCCAACCTCAAGGACCTTAAAAACCGGATCGCCAGCGTGAAATCCACGCGGAAGATCACGAAGGCCATGCAAATGGTGTCTGCCGCAAAATTGCGGCGGGCCCAGGATGCGGCCGAGGCCTCTCGCCCCTATGCAGAGCGTTTTAACGCTGTGCTGGGTGCGTTGTCGGCCTCTGTAGGTGGCTCTGATACCGCGCCCCGGCTTCTGGCCGGGACGGGGAAAGATGATGTGCAGCTGCTCGTTGTCATGACCTCTGAAAAGGGGCTGTGCGGTGGCTTCAACACCAACATCGTAAGATTAGCGCGTCTGCGGATCGCTGAACTCAAAGCCCAAGGCAAAACGGTGAAAATCATCACCGTTGGCAAAAAGGGCCGCGAACAGTTGAAACGCGATTATTCGGACCTGTTTGTCGATCACGTTGACCTCTCTGAAGTCAAAAAGCTCGGCTACATTCACGCGCAGAACATCGCAAAAGGTCTTTTGGCCCGCTTCGACTCGCTTGAGTACGATGTGGCCACGATCTTTTATTCGAAGTTCCAAAACGTGGTGACACAGATCCCGACCGCTCAGCAGATCATCCCCGCCGCCTATGAGGCAAGCGAGGAAGACGGAGGCGCTCTGTACGATTATGAGCCGTCCGAAGAGGCCATTTTGGCCGACCTTCTGCCGCGCGGCGTGGCCACGCAAATCTTTGCGGCTCTTTTGGAAAACGCTGCCTCTGAGCAGGGTGCGCGGATGTCCGCAATGGACAACGCAACCCGCAATGCAGGCGACATGATCGACCAACTGACGATCCAGTATAACCGCTCGCGTCAGGCCGTCATCACCAATGAGCTTATCGAAATCATCTCGGGCGCTGAAGCGCTCTAA
- the atpA gene encoding F0F1 ATP synthase subunit alpha has translation MGIQAAEISAILKEQIKNFGQEAEVAEVGRVLSVGDGIARVYGLDNVQAGEMVEFPGGIRGMALNLESDNVGVVIFGSDRAIKEGDVVKRTKSIVDVPSGDALLGRIVDGLGNPIDGKGPIETSERRIADSKAPGIIPRKSVHEPMATGLKSVDAMIPIGRGQRELIIGDRQTGKTAVALDAILNQKSYNDAAKSENDKLYCIYVAIGQKRSTVAQLVKKLEETGAIEYTIVVAATASDPAPMQFMAPYAATAMAEHFRDNGRHALIIYDDLSKQAVSYRQMSLLLRRPPGREAYPGDVFYLHSRLLERSAKLNEDFGSGSLTALPIIETQGGDVSAFIPTNVISITDGQIFLETELFYQGIRPAVNTGLSVSRVGSSAQTKAMSSVAGPVKLSLAQYREMAAFAQFGSDLDASTQRLLNRGARLTELMKQPQYSPLTNAEIVCVIFAGTNGYLDKVPVKEVGKFEAQMLEFLRNQHADILEWITNEDPKIKGEPADKLKAVLDEFAKTYA, from the coding sequence ATGGGAATCCAGGCAGCCGAAATTTCTGCGATCCTCAAGGAGCAGATTAAAAACTTTGGCCAAGAGGCCGAAGTCGCTGAAGTGGGGCGTGTGCTCTCCGTCGGGGACGGGATCGCACGTGTGTACGGTCTCGATAATGTTCAAGCCGGTGAGATGGTCGAATTCCCCGGTGGTATCCGCGGGATGGCGCTCAACCTTGAATCCGACAACGTCGGTGTCGTGATCTTCGGGTCCGACCGCGCGATTAAAGAAGGTGACGTTGTCAAACGCACCAAGTCCATCGTGGACGTTCCCTCGGGTGACGCGCTTTTGGGTCGCATCGTTGACGGTCTGGGCAACCCGATCGACGGCAAAGGTCCGATTGAAACCTCCGAGCGTCGCATCGCCGACAGCAAAGCACCGGGTATTATCCCGCGTAAATCCGTGCACGAACCGATGGCCACTGGCCTCAAATCCGTGGACGCGATGATCCCGATCGGCCGTGGCCAGCGTGAGTTGATCATCGGTGACCGTCAGACCGGCAAAACCGCCGTGGCTCTCGACGCGATCCTCAACCAAAAATCCTACAACGATGCAGCCAAGTCTGAAAACGACAAACTCTACTGCATCTACGTGGCGATCGGTCAGAAACGCTCCACCGTGGCGCAGCTCGTCAAAAAGCTCGAAGAAACCGGCGCGATCGAATACACCATCGTTGTGGCCGCAACCGCGTCCGACCCTGCACCGATGCAGTTCATGGCACCCTATGCCGCGACCGCAATGGCAGAGCATTTCCGCGACAATGGCCGTCACGCTTTGATCATCTACGATGATCTCTCCAAACAAGCTGTATCCTATCGCCAGATGTCCTTGCTTCTGCGTCGTCCGCCGGGGCGTGAAGCCTATCCGGGTGACGTGTTCTACCTCCACTCTCGCCTGCTGGAACGCTCTGCGAAACTCAACGAAGATTTCGGGTCTGGCTCGCTCACCGCTCTGCCGATCATCGAAACTCAGGGTGGCGACGTGTCCGCGTTTATTCCGACCAACGTGATCTCCATCACCGACGGTCAGATCTTCTTGGAAACCGAACTGTTCTACCAAGGCATCCGTCCTGCTGTGAACACCGGTCTCTCCGTCTCCCGCGTTGGCTCCTCGGCTCAAACCAAAGCCATGTCCTCTGTGGCTGGCCCGGTGAAACTGTCGCTCGCTCAGTACCGCGAGATGGCCGCTTTCGCTCAGTTCGGTTCTGACCTTGACGCCTCCACTCAGCGCTTGCTGAACCGTGGTGCGCGTTTGACCGAGCTGATGAAACAGCCGCAGTACTCGCCGCTGACCAACGCCGAAATCGTCTGCGTCATCTTTGCTGGCACCAATGGCTACCTGGACAAAGTCCCGGTGAAAGAGGTTGGCAAGTTTGAAGCACAGATGCTTGAGTTCCTGCGCAACCAGCACGCCGATATTCTTGAGTGGATCACCAACGAAGATCCCAAGATCAAAGGTGAGCCTGCAGATAAGCTTAAGGCTGTTCTGGACGAATTCGCCAAGACTTACGCGTAA
- a CDS encoding F0F1 ATP synthase subunit delta — MSEPASISRGIAARYATAIFQLAKEGNAITALEGDVATLSTALSESADLTALISSPVYSREELEAAIVAIAKKAGLSDILSNTLALMAQNRRIFALPQLVASLSDMLAEERGEVTAEVASAKALTKTQTTKLAKTLSETFGKDVKINATVDEALIGGLVVKVGSKMIDTSIASKLNSLQNAMKEVG, encoded by the coding sequence GTGTCCGAACCAGCTTCGATCTCCCGCGGCATCGCCGCACGCTATGCAACGGCCATTTTCCAATTGGCCAAAGAAGGCAATGCCATCACGGCTCTTGAGGGGGATGTGGCAACATTGTCCACCGCCCTCAGCGAGAGCGCCGATCTGACGGCTCTTATCTCTTCGCCAGTTTATTCGCGTGAAGAGCTTGAGGCCGCGATTGTCGCCATCGCCAAAAAGGCCGGCCTGTCGGACATCTTGTCCAACACTCTGGCGCTGATGGCTCAGAATCGCCGTATCTTTGCCCTGCCGCAACTTGTGGCCTCTTTGAGCGATATGCTTGCTGAAGAGCGCGGTGAAGTGACGGCCGAGGTCGCGTCCGCAAAGGCGTTGACCAAAACGCAAACCACCAAACTTGCCAAAACCCTCTCTGAGACCTTTGGCAAGGATGTGAAGATCAATGCGACCGTGGATGAAGCACTCATCGGCGGTCTTGTCGTTAAAGTGGGTTCGAAGATGATCGACACGTCGATCGCCTCCAAACTCAACTCCCTCCAGAATGCAATGAAAGAGGTCGGATAA